From one Anopheles cruzii chromosome 3, idAnoCruzAS_RS32_06, whole genome shotgun sequence genomic stretch:
- the LOC128272804 gene encoding leucine-rich repeat-containing protein 57: MGNKQVKQHFETAKKTGVLKISLLRLDEFPSALKTFPNVLRTLDISENRFTALPEDIEKFTILKHLNASGNKIAVVPDCIGTLVKLETLNMMNNLLTSVPRSLSNCVHLKQVILSNNQINTFPTMFCDLKHLDLLDLSRNKITEVPPEVRGLQVTELNLNQNQITVVAEAIADCVKLKTLRLEENCLQISAIHSRILSDSKVCNLCVDGNLFNSKQFNELPGYDAYAERYTAVRKKIS, translated from the coding sequence ATGGGTAACAAGCAGGTGAAGCAACACTTTGAAACCGCGAAGAAAACGGGTGTGCTGAAAATATCGCTCCTGCGACTGGACGAATTCCCATCGGCattgaaaacatttccaaacgTACTGCGAACGTTGGATATATCTGAAAATCGATTCACCGCTCTTCCGGAGGACATCGAAAAATTTACTATCCTCAAGCATCTGAATGCAAGCGGGAACAAGATCGCGGTCGTGCCAGATTGTATCGGAACGCTGGTCAAGCTGGAAACACTCAACATGATGAACAATCTGCTAACGAGCGTACCAAGGAGTCTTTCGAATTGTGTCCACCTGAAGCAGGTCATCCTGAGCAACAATCAGATCAACACGTTTCCAACCATGTTTTGCGATCTGAAGCATCTCGATTTGCTCGATCTGTCGAGGAACAAAATCACGGAAGTCCCACCGGAAGTGAGGGGTCTGCAGGTGACGGAGCTGAACCTGAACCAAAATCAAATCACCGTAGTGGCCGAAGCGATAGCTGACTGCGTGAAGCTGAAAACGTTGCGTTTGGAAGAAAACTGTCTCCAAATTTCGGCCATTCACTCTCGCATCCTCAGCGATTCGAAAGTGTGCAATCTGTGCGTGGACGGAAACCTGTTTAATTCGAAGCAGTTCAATGAGCTCCCGGGTTATGACGCATACGCGGAGCGCTACACGGCGGTTCGGAAAAAGATTTCCTAA
- the LOC128274417 gene encoding innexin inx2 — MFDVFGSVKGLLKLDQVCIDNNIFRLHYKATVVVLIAFSLLVTSRQYIGDPIDCIVDEIPLNVMDTYCWIYSTFTIPNRLTGIAGKDVVQAGVGSHVEGLDEVKYHKYYQWVCFVLFFQAMLFYVPRYLWKTWEGGRIKMLVLDLNMPIMNEEAKERKKILVDYFADNFKGHNFYAFRFFFCEALNFVNVLGQIYFMDFFLDGEFSTYGSDVVRFTEMEPEDRGDPMARVFPKVTKCTFHKYGPSGSVQKFDGLCVLPLNIVNEKIYVFLWFWFILLTILTGISLIYRLAVIMMPRLRLLMLRARSRLSAHEDVELIASRCQLGDWFILYQLGKNIDPLIYKEIIFDLAQKVEGKEIV, encoded by the coding sequence ATGTTTGATGTGTTCGGATCCGTGAAGGGTCTGCTGAAGCTAGACCAGGTCTGCATTGACAACAACATATTCCGGCTGCACTATAAGGCCACGGTGGTCGTCCTGATCGCCTTCTCGCTGCTGGTCACCTCGCGCCAGTACATTGGCGATCCGATCGATTGCATCGTCGACGAGATTCCGCTGAACGTGATGGACACTTACTGCTGGATTTACTCGACGTTCACCATCCCGAACCGGTTGACCGGGATCGCCGGCAAGGACGTCGTGCAAGCGGGCGTTGGGAGCCACGTCGAAGGTCTCGACGAAGTCAAGTATCACAAGTACTACCAGTGGGTGTGCTTCGTGCTGTTCTTCCAGGCCATGCTCTTCTACGTGCCGCGCTATCTGTGGAAAACGTGGGAAGGTGGCCGCATCAAGATGCTGGTGCTTGACTTGAACATGCCGATCATGAACGAGGAGGCGAAGGAGCGCAAAAAGATCCTGGTCGACTACTTTGCGGATAACTTCAAGGGCCACAACTTCTACGCCTTTCGGTTCTTCTTCTGCGAGGCGCTCAACTTTGTCAACGTACTCGGCCAAATCTACTTCATGGACTTCTTCCTGGACGGCGAGTTTTCGACATACGGTAGCGATGTGGTGCGCTTCACGGAGATGGAACCGGAGGACCGCGGCGACCCGATGGCGCGCGTCTTTCCGAAGGTCACCAAGTGTACCTTCCACAAGTACGGTCCGTCCGGAAGCGTGCAAAAGTTCGACGGGCTGTGTGTGCTGCCGCTGAACATCGTCAACGAGAAGATCTACGTGTTCCTGTGGTTCTGGTTTATCCTGCTCACGATCCTGACCGGCATCTCGCTGATCTATCGCCTGGCCGTGATCATGATgccgcggctgcggctgctgatgctgcgcgCCCGTTCCCGGCTGTCGGCCCACGAAGATGTCGAGCTGATAGCGTCCCGGTGTCAGCTGGGAGACTGGTTTATCCTGTACCAGCTGGGCAAAAACATTGATCCACTGATCTACAAGGAGATCATCTTCGATCTGGCACAGAAGGTGGAGGGCAAGGAGATTGTCTAG
- the LOC128272626 gene encoding lipid scramblase CLPTM1L, with protein MRFLSLTSICGIAFLCYILHSTYTLVSLFRAPQCTPGTGTPCYRSQLTKGKFLQLSLYTSPSANPPNGAKVAKLGTVNPFDPFVELERSYTFALPKETRSNGTLYMFAVLTKGAKSLEWDAVRSQSTSVIKKFGLTHYMVPRTATINLLNDKVGSKKPNRLVNQKRIAHIRQNVFLHIITEDFSVSARDMPAELARDIRITPDNLVMPIIRSDFSKEKLADLVEIDPATKEATITIHYAPCSAGKIKMLAQIERAMSDLTALGFSEKDIDEVKSIFSDTNVYLLCGTIVISSVHLLIDFLSFKNDILFWKRKRHYAGLSLRSTLWRTFSHVIIFLYLLDEETSLLILIPTGIGTLIEMWKAKKILKLEISFRGGIRVRSGHDGNDVPNSIKTEERNTLALDKEAMQYLSYVLYPLCIAGAIYSLLYLPHKSWYSWTISSMANGVYAFGFLFMLPQLFINYKLKSVAALPWRVFMYKAFNTFIDDVFAFIIPMPTAHRFACFRDDIVFLVYLYQRWLYPVDKTRIDEDERVPLLDKDQDAASKEKQKSDKIGDSDSKKDN; from the exons ATGAGGTTCCTATCGCTGACATCGATATGCGGCATCGCTTTTCTGTGCTATATTTTGCATTCCACGTACACATTGGTTTCGTTGTTTCGGGCCCCACAGtgcacaccgggcaccggaacaCCCTGCTATCGGTCGCAGCTGACCAAGGGCAAGTTTTTGCAGCTTTCGCTGTACACATCGCCATCGGCAAATCCTCCAAACGGTGCCAAGGTAGCTAAACTTGGCACCGTTAACCCCTTCGATCCTTTCGTAGAACTCGAGCG ATCATACACTTTTGCGCTGCCGAAGGAAACGCGTTCCAACGGGACACTGTATATGTTTGCCGTCTTGACGAAAGGGGCAAAGTCGCTTGAATGGGACGCGGTTCGAAGTCAGAGCACCTCGGTGATCAAGAAATTTGGCCTCACGCACTACATGGTACCGAGGACGGCGACAATCAATCTGCTGAACGATAAG GTCGGTAGTAAAAAACCGAACAGGCTCGTGAACCAGAAGCGCATCGCTCACATTCGGCAGAATGTGTTTCTGCACATCATCACGGAGGATTTCTCCGTTTCGGCGCGAGACATGCCGGCCGAGTTGGCACGCGATATCCGGATCACACCGGACAACCTGGTGATGCCGATCATACGGAGCGATTTCTCGAAGGAAAAGCTGGCCGACCTGGTGGAGATTGATCCGGCGACGAAGGAGGCAACCATCACGATCCACTACGCACCGTGCTCGGCCGGAAAGATTAAAATGTTGGCACAAATCGAGCGCGCCATGTCGGACCTGACAGCGCTGGGTTTCAGCGAAAAAGACATAGATGAG GTAAAGTCCATCTTTTCCGACACCAACGTGTATCTGCTTTGCGGCACGATCGTCATTAGCAGTGTGCAT CTGCTGATTGATTTCCTGTCGTTTAAAAACGATATTCTGTTCTGGAAGCGTAAACGCCACTATGCGGGGCTTTCGCTTCGGAGCACGCTCTGGCGTACGTTTAGCCACGTGATCATTTTCCTGTACCTGTTGGACGAAGAAACGTCGCTCCTAATCCTGATACCGACCGGCATCGGCACCCTGATTGAGATGTGGAAGGCCAAGAAGATCCTAAAGCTTGAAATTAGCTTCCGAGGTGGCATTCGCGTTCGATCGGGACACGATGGCAACGATGTGCCGAACTCGATCAAAACGGAAGAACGCAACACTCTCGCGTTGGACAAGGAAGCGATGCAGTACCTGAGCTACGTGCTGTATCCGCTGTGCATTGCGGGAGCCATTTATTCGCTTCTGTATCTTCCTCATAAGAG TTGGTACTCGTGGACCATCAGTTCCATGGCGAACGGCGTTTACGCGTTTGGATTCCTATTTATGCTGCCGCAGCTCTTTATCAACTACAAACTGAAGTCGGTCGCTGCACTACCGTGGCGTGTTTTCATGTACAAAGCGTTCAACACATTCATCGACGATGTGTTCGCGTTTATCATTCCAATGCCAACGGCCCACCGGTTCGCCTGCTTCCGGGACGATATCGTCTTTCTGGTCTATCTCTACCAGCGCTG GTTGTATCCGGTGGATAAGACGCGCATCGATGAAGACGAACGAGTGCCTCTGCTGGACAAAGATCAAGACGCGGCCAGCAAAGAGAAGCAAAAGAGCGACAAGATTGGGGACAGTGATAGCAAAAAAGATAATTAA